Proteins found in one Tamandua tetradactyla isolate mTamTet1 chromosome 1, mTamTet1.pri, whole genome shotgun sequence genomic segment:
- the PON1 gene encoding serum paraoxonase/arylesterase 1 has product MAKLMVLTFLGLVLSVYKDHQASYQARFMAFREVEPVELPNCNLIKGIETGSEDLEILPNGLAFFSSGLKYPGIKSFEPDKPGKILLMDLNKKDQTVLELKMTGSTLDLSSFNPHGISTFTDADNTVYLLVVNHPDFKSTVELFKFQEEEKSLLHLKTIRHKLLNNLNDIVAMGPEHFYATNDHYVTDPYLRSWETYLGLAWSYVVYYSPNEVRVVADGFDLANGINLSPDGKYVYIAEFLAHKIHVYEKHANWTLTLLKSLDLNTLVDNISVDPVTGDLWVGCHPNGMKIFFYDPENPPGSEVLRIQNILTEEPKVTVVYAENGTMLQGSTVASVYKGKLLIGTVFQKALYCEL; this is encoded by the exons ATGGCGAAGCTGATGGTGCTCACCTTCCTGGGGCTGGTGCTGTCTGTCTACAAGGATCACCAGGCTTCTTACCA aGCGCGATTTATGGCTTTCCGAGAAGTGGAACCTGTGGAACTTCCTAACTGTAATTTAATTAAAGGAATAG AAACTGGTTCTGAAGACTTGGAGATACTACCTAATGGACTGGCTTTCTTTAGCTCT GGATTAAAATATCCTGGAATAAAGAGCTTTGAACCCGATAAGCCTGGAAAAATACTTCTGATGGACCTGAATAAAAAAGACCAAACAGTGTTGGAATTGAAGATGACTGGAAGTACATTAGATTTATCTTCATTTAACCCTCATGGAATTAGCACTTTCACAGATGCAG ATAATACTGTATACCTGCTGGTGGTGAACCATCCAGATTTTAAGTCCACGGTGGAGTTGTTTAAatttcaagaagaagaaaaatcacttttGCACCTGAAAACCATCAGACACAAACTTCTGAACAA TTTGAATGACATCGTCGCTATGGGGCCTGAGCACTTTTATGCTACAAATGACCACTATGTTACTGACCCCTACTTACGATCTTGGGAGACATATTTGGGTTTAGCATGGTCATATGTTGTTTACTACAGTCCAAATGAAGTTCGAGTGGTGGCAGACGGCTTTGATCTTGCTAATGGAATCAATCTTTCACCTGATGGCAA GTATGTCTACATAGCTGAATTCCTGGCTCATAAGATTCATGTGTATGAAAAGCATGCTAATTGGACTTTAACTCTGTTGAAG TCCCTCGACTTGAACACACTCGTGGATAACATATCTGTGGATCCTGTGACAGGGGACCTTTGGGTTGGATGCCATCCCAATGGCATGAAAATCTTCTTCTACGACCCAGAGAATCCCCCTGGATCAGAG GTTCTCCGAATCCAGAACATATTAACAGAAGAACCGAAAGTAACAGTGGTTTATGCAGAAAATGGCACTATGCTGCAAGGAAGTACAGTTGCCTCTGTATACAAAGGGAAACTGCTGATTGGGACCGTGTTCCAAAAAGCTCTTTACTGTGAGCTCTAA